A single genomic interval of Burkholderia cepacia ATCC 25416 harbors:
- the bamC gene encoding outer membrane protein assembly factor BamC, whose protein sequence is MTDLRLTMRFAAVLATGALVAGCGTSSPTKVDYKSDSKSKEASLAVPPNMLDETADQRSLPPQGGATSLSALQQVQQAAPALDTVAPAVAGMHIQRDGTESWLVIDGKQPADVWTQVRRFWQEQGFLLVVDQRDKGVMETDWNETHPQINDGLIRSVISKAMGNSYVTAERNKYRTRLDAAPNGGTYVFISQKGMREAITGANNDSSKWEPKPNDPALETEYLKRLMAVLAQNEQRAKNGEPPIANIKDNTIPKDKKADTDASSKAAAAIAAQNVSRTSAQGNDAADAAVPSEVTLGEPYDRSWLHVGLALDRANFTVDDRDRTKGLYFVRYVDPKDLTSAEQGFWSQLFHGKKEKQAKQYRVNVKALTADQTRVAVVDDSGVIDTSSPARQIMGLLVNQLR, encoded by the coding sequence ATGACTGATCTTCGTCTTACCATGCGGTTCGCTGCAGTGCTCGCCACCGGCGCGCTCGTCGCCGGTTGCGGTACGTCGTCGCCCACGAAAGTGGACTACAAGAGCGATTCGAAATCGAAGGAAGCGTCGCTCGCAGTGCCGCCCAACATGCTCGACGAGACGGCCGATCAGCGTTCGCTGCCGCCCCAGGGCGGCGCGACTTCCCTGTCCGCGCTTCAGCAGGTCCAGCAGGCGGCGCCTGCGCTGGACACCGTTGCTCCGGCCGTGGCCGGCATGCATATCCAGCGCGACGGCACCGAGAGCTGGCTCGTGATCGACGGCAAGCAGCCGGCCGACGTCTGGACGCAGGTCCGCCGCTTCTGGCAGGAGCAGGGTTTCCTGCTCGTCGTCGACCAGCGCGACAAGGGCGTGATGGAAACCGACTGGAACGAAACCCATCCGCAGATCAACGACGGCCTGATCCGCAGCGTGATCTCGAAGGCGATGGGCAACTCGTACGTGACGGCCGAGCGCAACAAGTATCGTACGCGTCTCGATGCGGCGCCGAATGGCGGCACCTACGTGTTCATCAGCCAGAAGGGGATGCGCGAAGCGATCACGGGCGCGAACAACGATTCGAGCAAGTGGGAACCGAAGCCGAACGATCCGGCGCTCGAGACCGAATACCTGAAGCGGTTGATGGCCGTGCTCGCACAGAACGAGCAGCGCGCGAAGAACGGCGAGCCGCCGATCGCGAACATCAAGGACAACACGATTCCGAAGGACAAGAAGGCGGACACCGACGCGTCGTCGAAGGCGGCTGCCGCGATTGCCGCGCAAAACGTCTCCCGCACGTCGGCGCAAGGCAACGATGCGGCCGACGCGGCCGTGCCGTCGGAAGTCACGCTTGGCGAGCCGTACGACCGGTCGTGGTTGCACGTCGGTCTCGCGCTCGATCGTGCGAACTTCACGGTCGATGATCGCGATCGCACGAAGGGCCTGTATTTCGTGCGTTATGTCGATCCGAAGGATCTGACTTCGGCCGAGCAGGGCTTCTGGAGCCAGCTGTTCCACGGCAAGAAGGAAAAGCAGGCGAAGCAGTACCGTGTCAACGTGAAGGCGCTCACGGCCGACCAGACGCGCGTGGCGGTCGTTGACGATTCGGGTGTGATCGACACATCGTCGCCGGCTCGCCAGATCATGGGGTTGCTCGTGAATCAGCTCCGCTGA
- a CDS encoding putative quinol monooxygenase, with amino-acid sequence MAEIAVVALIVAKPGAEEKLRVQLEGIVEPTRNEAGALQYDLHRDLKEPARFVFVERWESEEALAAHARSAHILAYREAAADWIERSEIRVLSKLV; translated from the coding sequence ATGGCGGAAATTGCAGTCGTGGCGCTGATCGTGGCGAAGCCGGGCGCCGAGGAGAAGTTGCGCGTCCAGCTCGAAGGGATCGTCGAGCCGACCCGCAACGAAGCAGGCGCGCTGCAGTACGACCTGCATCGGGATCTGAAGGAGCCCGCGCGGTTCGTATTCGTCGAGCGTTGGGAAAGCGAGGAGGCGCTTGCTGCCCATGCGCGTTCCGCGCACATTCTTGCTTATCGCGAAGCGGCCGCGGACTGGATCGAGCGTTCCGAAATCCGCGTGCTGTCGAAGCTCGTCTGA